A single region of the Pogoniulus pusillus isolate bPogPus1 chromosome 44, bPogPus1.pri, whole genome shotgun sequence genome encodes:
- the LOC135192834 gene encoding zinc finger protein 239-like isoform X1, translated as MEEPGNYRPVSLTSRPGKLMEQGTKVTSSLTSMASQKDPDKSWEKKTHPENKMEQAKCSPKEEEEEEMEENDDKVNDDYDDDKEEEDDEDKDDQDEGEDDYEGEEMAAPFVPPLELNQCPECGQSFPAGSEPAKRHCCPHPGIRPFVCGDCGRSFSQNTTLVNHRRIHTSEKLFPCAECGKTFTTSSRLIQHQLIHTGEKPYNCADCGKNFNSISNLSRHRRTHTGEKPFTCSDCGKSFSRGSTLIRHCCTHTGEKPFTCADCGKSFNRSSHVTRHRLIHTGEKPYVCGVCGKSFNQRSILTSHGYTHTKEKPFTCAECGKSFTLSSGLIQHQLVHSGGKPYSCADCGKSFKRSCSLIQHRHIHTAE; from the coding sequence GGCACAAAGGTGACCTCTTCCCTCACCAGCATGGCCTCACAGAAGGACCCAGACAAGAGCTGGGAGAAGAAGACACACCCAGAGAACAAGATGGAGCAGGCAAAATGCAGCcccaaggaagaggaggaggaagagatggaGGAGAATGATGACAAGGTGAATGATGATTATGATGATGAtaaggaggaagaagatgatGAGGATAAAGATGACCAGGATGAGGGTGAGGATGATTATGAGGGTGAAGAAATGGCAGCCCCCTTTGTGCCACCCCTGGAGCTGAATCAGTGCCCTGAGTGTGGGCAGAGTTTTCCAGCTGGCTCAGAGCCAGCAAAGCGCCATTGTTGCCCTCACCCTGGTATCCGTCCCTTTGTCTGTGGTGACTGTGGCAGGAGCTTCAGCCAGAACACCACCCTTGTCAACCACCGTCGCATCCACACGTCAGAGAAGTTGTTCCCATGTGCAGAGTGTGGCAAGACCTTCACTACGAGCTCCAGACTCATTCAGCACCAACTCATCCACACTGGTGAAAAACCGTACAACTGTGCCGACTGTGGCAAGAACTTCAACagcatctctaacctcagccGGCACCGCCGCacccacactggtgagaagcctttCACCTGCAGTGACTGTGGGAAGAGCTTCAGCCGCGGCTCAACACTCATCCGCCAttgctgcactcacactgggGAGAAACCCTTCACCTGTGCAGACTGTGGCAAGAGTTTCAACCGCAGCTCCCATGTCACACGTCACCGCCTCATCCACACTGGAGAAAAGCCTTACGTGTGTGGTGTATGTGGAAAGAGCTTCAACCAGCGCTCCATCCTCACTAGCCATGGCTACACTCACACCAAAGAAAAGCCCTTCACATGTGCTGAGTGTGGCAAGAGTTTTACCCTGAGCTCTGGTCTCATCCAGCATCAACTCGTCCACAGTGGTGGAAAACCATACAGCTGCGCagactgcggcaagagcttcaaACGCAGCTGCAGTCTCATTCAGCATCGCCACATCCACACTGCTGAGTGA
- the LOC135192834 gene encoding gastrula zinc finger protein XlCGF7.1-like isoform X2 produces the protein MASQKDPDKSWEKKTHPENKMEQAKCSPKEEEEEEMEENDDKVNDDYDDDKEEEDDEDKDDQDEGEDDYEGEEMAAPFVPPLELNQCPECGQSFPAGSEPAKRHCCPHPGIRPFVCGDCGRSFSQNTTLVNHRRIHTSEKLFPCAECGKTFTTSSRLIQHQLIHTGEKPYNCADCGKNFNSISNLSRHRRTHTGEKPFTCSDCGKSFSRGSTLIRHCCTHTGEKPFTCADCGKSFNRSSHVTRHRLIHTGEKPYVCGVCGKSFNQRSILTSHGYTHTKEKPFTCAECGKSFTLSSGLIQHQLVHSGGKPYSCADCGKSFKRSCSLIQHRHIHTAE, from the coding sequence ATGGCCTCACAGAAGGACCCAGACAAGAGCTGGGAGAAGAAGACACACCCAGAGAACAAGATGGAGCAGGCAAAATGCAGCcccaaggaagaggaggaggaagagatggaGGAGAATGATGACAAGGTGAATGATGATTATGATGATGAtaaggaggaagaagatgatGAGGATAAAGATGACCAGGATGAGGGTGAGGATGATTATGAGGGTGAAGAAATGGCAGCCCCCTTTGTGCCACCCCTGGAGCTGAATCAGTGCCCTGAGTGTGGGCAGAGTTTTCCAGCTGGCTCAGAGCCAGCAAAGCGCCATTGTTGCCCTCACCCTGGTATCCGTCCCTTTGTCTGTGGTGACTGTGGCAGGAGCTTCAGCCAGAACACCACCCTTGTCAACCACCGTCGCATCCACACGTCAGAGAAGTTGTTCCCATGTGCAGAGTGTGGCAAGACCTTCACTACGAGCTCCAGACTCATTCAGCACCAACTCATCCACACTGGTGAAAAACCGTACAACTGTGCCGACTGTGGCAAGAACTTCAACagcatctctaacctcagccGGCACCGCCGCacccacactggtgagaagcctttCACCTGCAGTGACTGTGGGAAGAGCTTCAGCCGCGGCTCAACACTCATCCGCCAttgctgcactcacactgggGAGAAACCCTTCACCTGTGCAGACTGTGGCAAGAGTTTCAACCGCAGCTCCCATGTCACACGTCACCGCCTCATCCACACTGGAGAAAAGCCTTACGTGTGTGGTGTATGTGGAAAGAGCTTCAACCAGCGCTCCATCCTCACTAGCCATGGCTACACTCACACCAAAGAAAAGCCCTTCACATGTGCTGAGTGTGGCAAGAGTTTTACCCTGAGCTCTGGTCTCATCCAGCATCAACTCGTCCACAGTGGTGGAAAACCATACAGCTGCGCagactgcggcaagagcttcaaACGCAGCTGCAGTCTCATTCAGCATCGCCACATCCACACTGCTGAGTGA